In Candidatus Binatia bacterium, the genomic window CCGTCCATCTGCCAGCAATGCCCGGGAGGCTGCGGTCTGCTCGCGCGCACGCTCGACGGTGAAGTCGCCGGAATTTCCGGCAACCCGCTTCATCCCATCAATCGCGGCGCTCTCTGTCCGAAAGCTTTCGGCGGGCTGCAAGTCCTCTATGATCCCAATCGCTTGAAGGGTCCTCTGGCGCGCGCCGGCGAGCGCGGACGCTTTCGCGCCATCGGCTGGGACGAGGCGCTGTCGCTGGTGACCGCCCGGTTATCCGATCTCAGAGCCAAGGATCTCGCGCATACAGTCGTGATCCTCGGCGGCCAGTACCGCGGCTACCGCGACATTTTGTGGCAGCGGTTTGCCGAAGCATACGGGACTCCCAATTACATCCGCTCCCGCTGCTTTGCGCCGGAAAAACCGGCGCTCGCGCACCGGCTCATGCAGGGAGTGACGAGTCCTCTCGGTTACGACCTGGCGGAATCCCGCTTCATTCTTTCTTTCGGCGCCGGTTTGCTCGAGTCGTGGACCGGGCCGGTCCACGCCTCGCAAGCCTTCGCGCGGCTCCGCCGCAGCGGCGACCGTCCGCGGGGTTTTCTCGTCCAGGTCGATCCAAGGCGTTCGGCGACGGCGATCAAAGCCGACCGCTGGATTCCCGTCGCGCCGGGAACCGACGGCGTCTTGGCGCTCGGCATCGCCAACGCCATGATCCGCGAGGGACTTTACGATCAGGAATTTGTCGCCGAGCACACCTTCGGATTCGAAGATTGGGTGGACGGCGCCGGGCGGCAGCACCTGGGATTTAAAAATCTTGTCTTGCAGGATTATGGGCTTTTCACCGTCTCCGCCGCCACGGGCGTTCCGGTCAAAAATATTCTGGAGATCGCGCGCAATCTCGCGACGCTCAAGCCGGCGGTCGTCATCGGCGAGCGCGGCCCGTCCTATGGTCCCGACGACCTGCACACGCGGATGGCCATCCACAGCCTCAACGCCCTGGCGGGGAACATCGGCGTCGCCGGCGGCCTTCAGATACAGGGCGAGCTGCCGCTCGCGCCGCTGCCGGCGATCATCCACGATGCCGCTGCGAAGCGCGGCCTGGCCCAGCCGAGAATCGACGGCGCCGGGGAAAAACAATATCTCCTGGCTTCCGACGCGCCGCAGCTTCTGCCGGAACGAATCGCGAGCGCGACGCCTTATCCCGTCAACGCCCTGTTTCTCTACGCGACCAATCCGCTGGCCAATCACCCGGCGAAAGAGGCGTTGGCCGCGGCGATGAAGAAAATTCCTTTCATCGTCAGCTTTTCGCCTTTCCTGGATGAGTCGAGCGCGATGGCCGATCTCATTCTTCCCGATCACACCTACCTCGAACGGTGGCAGGACGATCAGGTCACGCATCTGGCCGGCTTCACGTGCTTCAGCCTCGCGCGGCCGGCATCGAAGCCGCTGCACCAGACGCGCAACACCGCGGACACGATGCTTCAGATCGGCCAGGCGCTCGGCGGGGCCGTGGCGCAAAATTTACCGTGGAAAGATTTCTCATCGCTGCTGCACGATGGCGCCCGCGGTCTCTACGAAGCGCGTCGCGGCTACGTCGTCTCCATCCACGCCGAGGAAGCTCTCAGGAAAGTCCTCGAGCGCGAAGGCTATTGGGTGCCCGAGTTCAAAGACTACGACGCTTTCTGGAACGGGCTCGTCGAGCGCGGCGCCTGGTGGGATCCCACGGGTCTGCCGATCAGCCGCAAGGCTTTGCTCAAGACCGCGTCAGGAAAGTTCGAGTTCTACTCGACGGCTCTCAAGCAGTGGGTCGACAAAGCCGCCAATCAGGAAGACAAGGCGGCATCCTTGGTCGCCGCGCTCGGCGGCGGAAAAATAGAAGATCGGCTCTTCTTGCCGGCAGTGGCGGTGCCGCGTCCGGCCGAGACCGAATCGTTTCCTCTCCGTCTTATAACGTATCGCCTCATGAGCCGGCCGATGGGCGGGGGAAAAAACCAGCCCTGGCTGCTCGAGCAGCCCGCCGTCCACGTGCGCGCGTCTTGGGATGGATGGATCGAAGTGCATCCGAAGACGGCGGCCGAGCTGGGGATCAAGGAGAAGGACTGGGTTTGGGTGGAGTCGGCCAAAGGGCGAATCAAGCTCCAGGCGAAGCTTTACTCCGGGACGCGCGGCGACGTGGTCCAAATGCCGCTCTTCGCCAACGGCCCCAACCCGAACGATCTCATTGCCAACGAAACGGATATCTTCCGGGGCTTCGGTCTTCTCAATACGACGCAGGTGAGGATCAGGAGGGCATGACGTGGCGCTTTGGGGCATGGTGATCGATTTGGACCGCTGCACCGGGTGCCAGGCCTGCGTGATCGCCTGCAAAGCCGAGAACAACGTTCCCGCCGTCGGCGAGAAAGAAGCCAAGAGAGAACGCATCATCAGTTGGATGCAGGTGCTGACGGAAACCGACGAAGAACACCACGGCGAAAAAATGCGCTTCATCCCGCGGCCGTGCCTCCAGTGCGACGATCCGCCGTGCACCAAGGTCTGTCCGGTCTATGCGACTTACCGAAACCCCGAAGGTATCGTCGCTCAGATCTACGCTCGCTGCATCGGCTGCCGCTTTTGCATGGCCGCCTGCCCGTACAACGCGAAATATTTCAACTGGCACACGTACCAGAAAGAAGGACCGGGGCAGAACCCGGACGTCTCGGTGCGCCCCAAAGGCGTCGTCGAGAAATGCACCTTCTGCCACCATCGCCTGCAAAAGGCGCGCGTGCGGGCGCTGGCGGAGAAACGGGACTTCGATCCGCGGGAGTACGTGCCGGCCTGCGCGGAAGCCTGTCCCGCGCAAGCGATCTTCTTCGGCGATCTCTCCGATCCGGTGAGCGAAGTCGCCAGGCTCGCGCGCAGCCCGCGCGCTTTCAAGCTACAGGAGGAGCTGGGGACAAAGCCGAAAGTGATCTACCTGACGGAAGGAGAAGGCGGTGGCTGATACGGCTGACACGCTCGACGAAGCGCTCCTTCGACCCATCGCGGAAACGGGACGCGGCTTCTATTGGGCCGTGGCCCTTTTGTCCATTCCCATCTTATGGGGAGCGCTTGCCTATGGCGTTCAATTCTATGAAGGCCTCGGAGTCACGGGCCTTCATCAGCCGGTGAGCTGGGGTTTTTACGTCACCAACTTCGTCTTTTTCATCGGCATCAGCCACGCCGGGACTCTCATCTCCGCGATCCTCCGCCTGTCGAAAGCGGAATGGCGCCGCCCGATCACCCGCATGGCCGAGGTGATCACGTGCATGGTCCTGTTCATCGGGGCGAGCCAGATTCTGGTCGATCTCGGACGGCCCGACCGGCTTCTGAACGTCATCCTTCACGGGCGCTACCAGTCGCCGCTGCTCTGGGACGCGACCAGCATCAGCGCGTACATGACGGCGAGCCTCACTTATCTATACCTGCCGATGATTCCCGATATCGCCATTCTGAGAGACCGTCTCGGCAAACGAAAACTCTTTTACAGTGTGTTGGCCCTGGGGTGGACGGGGACGGAGCGCCAACAACGTATCCTCAACCGCGCCATCGCCATCATGGCGGTGTTGGTCATTCCCATCGCGGTCTCGGTCCACTCGGTCGTATCGTTCGTTTTCTCAATGACGCTTCAGCCGATGTGGCACTCGACGATCTTCGGACCGTACTTCGTCGTCGGCGCGATCTTCTCCGGCATCGCCGCGCTCATCGTGGCCATGATTATTTTTCGCAAGGCCTACGGGCTCCAGCACTACTTGAAGCCGATCCATTTTCGTTATCTGGGCCAGCTCCTGCTCGTCATGGCGCTTTTGTGGTTCTATTTTACCTTCGCCGAATACCTCACGGGTTATTACGGCGCCGAGCCGGAGGAGATGAAAGTTTTCCGGGCCAAGTTCTCGGGCCCGTTCCGGCATTTCTTCTGGGGCATGGTGCTGTGTAACTTCGTCATCCCGCTTGTCTGTCTGGTGCGGCTCGGGCGGCGCACCGTGGGGAAAGTTCTCGCCGCGTCGTTGTCGGTCGTCGTGGGGATGTGGCTCGAGCGCTTCATCATTGTCGTGCCGACGCTGTCCTTTCCGCGGCTGCCGTTTCCGGAAGGAATCTACTGGCCCACGTGGGTCGAGTGGGGAGAGACCGCCGGGAGCTTCGGCCTGTTCGCGCTTTTTTATCTCCTTTTCACCAAGTTCTTCCCGATCATCTCCATCTGGGAGATCCGCGAGGGCCGGGAAGTGGGCATCAAAGAGGTGGAAGAGCGGCTCATCACTTACCTGCCCGACGAGGTCGAGGGAAAAACATAGAAAGCCGACAAGGAAAGCAGATGGAAAATCCGTCTTCGGATTTCGATCGCCTCGTGAGAACCTTGCAATGGGTGTGGCTGACCGTCGCCATTCTCCTCGTCGGGGGAATCATCGCCTGGATCGTTCACTTGATCCGCACGTCCTGGACGCTGGGCGACGTCCCGTCGGCCTCCATCGGCATCTCGATTGTGGCGATCCCGATATTTATCGTCCTCATGAGCGTGGTGCTCTACGTTTTTTGGGGCTTGCGCTCCGACGGAAGAGAGCGATGAAGAGCAAACTGCTGCTCATCGCTCTCGCGTTGGGGATCGGTTTCGCCCGCGCGCCGGAATCGACCCTCGCCGCCGACCCAGGGGTCGCGCCTTTTCTTCCGGGCAATCCTCTCGAAGGAAGCCGGCTTTTTACCGGCAAAGGTTGTCTCCGTTGCCACGCCGTCTACGGCGTGGGAGGCGTTGCCGGGCCGGATTTAGGCCAGGGAATCTTGAAGCGGCCGCTGCTCGATATCGCCGGCGTGATGTGGAACCACTCTCCCGGCATGGCGTACGTCTTTCAGGAACAGCAAGCGATTCGCCCTCAGTTCAAGCCGGCGGAGATGGCGAGCCTGCTGTCGTTCCTCTATTACCTCGGCTCGTTGGACCCGCCGGGAGACGTGTCCGCGGGCGCCCGTCTTTTTCGCGAGAAGCAATGCCGGACCTGCCACTCGCTGGGGGGAAAAGGGGGCACGCGTGGCCCCAAGCTTGATGGCTACAGCCGGTACGCTTCGCCGATTTTTTTGACGGCCAGCCTGTGGAACCACGGCAAGGCCATGGCCGGAGTCATGGAGGCATTGCAAGTTGCCCGCCCAACGTTTGAGAAAAACGATATCCCCGATCTTCTGGCCTACATCCGCAGCGCCGGCGGCGGCACAGAGCGCATCTACGTCCAGCCGGGAAATCCCCAGCGCGGGGAAAAGCTCTTCTCGGAAAAGCGCTGCGTCGAGTGCCATTCGATCGGAGGCCGGGGCGGCAGGATCGGCCCGAATCTTCAGGCGACGCTCAAGGGAAGCCTCATGACGATTGCCGGCAGCATGTGGAACCACGGTCCGAAGATGTGGGCGAAGATGGCCGAGCGCGGCATCGCCGTGCCGTCGCTCACCACGGAGGAAATGTCGGATCTCACGAGCTACCTCTATTTCCTCCAGTTTGTCGATCCGCCCGGCGTGCCGGCGCGCGGGCGCGTCGTTTATCAAGAGAAGCGTTGCGGCAAGTGCCATACCTTGCCGGGGATCGGCGGAACGGTCGGCCCCGACCTTGCGGCGGCGGAAAAACTCAAGACCCCGTTGGAAGTGGTGACCGAGATGTGGAATCACGCGAGCACGATGGAACAGAAAATGCTCGAAGAGTCCGTGGAGTGGCCGGTCTTCAAAGGAGGAGAGATGGCTGATCTGATGGCTTATCTGCTGGCGATCCGAAAAGGAGCGCACCAGCCGGCGGCGCAGGAGGGATCCGCGCGCAAGGTCGACTGACGGCTCCGAAGAGGAGCAGACTATGTCGCCTCAAAATTTATGTCTTGGGCAAATATTTCGGGACCCATGGAAGACCTTAGGATATCAGGCGCCGCTCGTCTTTTTTCTTGTTCTTCTATTCCCGGCGCTGCCGGAAGTTTCGGCTCAGCCGCTTTTCAGCCCGACTCAGGATCCCATCGTCGGCTCGCGCATCTTCGGCTCCAAGGGCTGCGCGAAATGTCACGCGATCGACGGAGTCGGCGGCAGAGTCGGGCCCGATCTCGGCCTGACCCCGCGCCCGCGGTCTTTTTACGATCTCGCGGCTGGAATGTGGAACCATCTGCCGCAGATGGCGAAACAAATGGAAAAGCTCGGGGTGAGCCGCCCGCAGTTGAATCCCGTCGAGACCGGCGACCTGATCGCCTTTCTTTACACGGTAAATTATTTCGATCGTCCCGGCGACGCAAAAACAGGACGGCAGGTATTTGTAAAAAAACAATGCGTTGCCTGCCACCAGGCGGGCGGCACGGGGGGCGTGGTCGGGCCGAGTCTCGATCGCCTAGCCCAGCACGATTCGCCCATCTTTGTCGCCGCGGCGATGTGGAACCACGGCCCCTCCATGGCCGAGGCGATGCGCGTGCGGGGCATCCAGCGCCCGACCTTCAGCGCGCCGGAGCTCAGAGATTTAGTGGCCTACATCAACACCACCGATGGCGGGCCGGGAACAGAGCCTATCTATCTTTTACCGGGCAGACCGGAGCGCGGGCAAGCGCTTTTCGTGCGCCAGCGCTGCAGCGAATGCCACAGCGTCAAAGGCCGGGGCGGAAAGGTGGGAGGAGACCTCGCTGAGCGGCGGGTTCAATTAGGCCTCGTCGAGTTCGCAGCCGCCATGTGGAACAAGGCCCCGTCGATGCTGAAAGAAATGAAAGAGAAGAATATTCCCGTCCCGCAAATTCGCGCGGAAGAGATGGCGGATATCGTCGCCTATCTCTATTCCGTTCAATATTTTGCCCGGCCCGGCAATCCCGGCCGAGGGGAACGGCTGGCAAAGGCTAAAGGTTGTCTCGGCTGCCACTCGATCGACGGTAAAGGCGGCAGAGTAGCTCCCGATTTCAAAAAAATCGCAGGGCTCGATCAGCCTGCGACGGTGGTTTCGGCCATGTGGAATCATGCCGGCGCAATGGAGCGGAAGATGGCGCAGATGTCGTTGAAATGGCCGGTGCTCAAAGGGGACGAGATGGCCGACCTCGTGACTTTTATCCAGACCCTGGAGCCGAGCCGGTGACCTTAGTAGAAGAAAATGGTTGGCATGAACGAGGCGGATTGTTAGAATAGGTCTTCTTCCCGTGCACGCTTCAAGAAGGAGGATCTATGGCGAAGGTAACGGCGATGGTTCTTGGTTTTTGCGCGGCTTTGGGACTGAGCCAGATCTCCTGGGCCGCCGATGCCGGCGGAAAGGCGGCCTACGAAAAAGCGTGTGCCTCATGTCACGGGCCCGACGGCAAAGGCAATGCGGCCATGACGAAGGCCTTCGGCGAGAAGGCGCTCAACATCGCGACCAAAGAGGTCGCTGCCAAAAAAGACGACGAGCTGGTCAAGGTCATCGTCGAGGGCAAAGGAAAGATGCCCGCCGCAGGCAAGTCACTCAGCAAAGCGGACCAGAAGGCGGTTGTCGAGTACACGAGATCGCTGGCGAAGTAGACATCTGAGATCTCGCACGGCCAAAGGAGCAGCTAGGCCCTCGATGAGATGGGTCGGACGGATCATCGCCGCGGTGGCCGTTCTCCTCGGGACGGAGTGTCTTGCTTTCGCTCAACCCCTATTCAGCCCGACGCAGGATCCGATCGCCGGCTCGCGCGTCTTCGGTTCCAAAGGCTGCTCGAGCTGTCACTCTATCGACGGCGTCGGCGCGAAGGCGGGGCCCGACCTGGGTCGCGCGCGCCGGGCGCATTCTTTCTATGAGTTTGCCGCCGCGATCTGGAATCACCTTCCAGGCATGGCGGAGCGCATGCGCCAGGCAAAAATCCAGCGGCCGTCGTTGAGCCCGGGAGAAGCCGCCGACCTGATCGCGTTCCTGTATACGCTCGACTATTTCGATCCGCCCGGCAACGCGGAGACCGGAAAGCGTCTCTTCACCGAGAAGAAGTGCATCGTTTGCCATCAGAGCGGCGGCGCCGGCGGAGTCGTCGGGCCTAACCTTGATTCGCTCAAACAATACGGCTCCGCGATCTTCGTTGCCGCCGCGATGTGGAACCACGGGCCGGCGATGGCGGAGGCCATGCGCGCGCGCGGCATCGCGCGGCCGACTTTCAGCGGCTCGGAGCTCGTCGATCTGATCGCGTTTCTCAAGTCGGCCGCGCCGGACTCGTCGCCGTGGGCGCTCTATATCCTGCCCGGCTCGCCGGAGTCCGGCCGACAACTTTTTCAGGCCAAGCGCTGCATAGAATGCCACAGCGCTGCCGGTCAGGGCGGCAAGATCGGTCCGGATCTCGCCGACAAAGCGCTTCAACGGAGCATGACGGAGTTCGCCGCGGCGATGTGGAACAAGGCTCCGGCGATGACCGCGGCGATGAAAAGCCGCCGCATCGCGGTTCCCCGGCTCGAGGCGGCGGACATGTCCGACATCGTCGCCTATCTTTATTCCGTTCAATACTTCGCCCGGCCGGGCGATGGCAAAAAGGGACGTGAGCTGGCGGCGCAGAAAGGCTGCCTCGCCTGTCATTCCATCGACGGTAAAGCCGGCAAAGGGGCGCCGGACCTGGCGCGCGTCAAAGGGCTCGACGCGCCGCAGGCTCTGATCGCCGCCCTGTGGAATCACTCCTTTCTCACCGAGCGGCGTCTGGAAGGCCAGAAAATTTTGTGGCCGCAGTTCCGCGCCGACGAGATGGCGCATCTGGCGGCGTTTCTTCAGGAGTTGGCGCGAGGGGGCGCATGAACGGGACGGGCGCGTGCGCGACGGCGATATTTTTTCTGCTCGTATTCGCGGGCGTCGTGCCGGCGGCGGAGCCGGAGGCGGAGAGCTGCGTCGCGTGTCACCGAAATTTCGGCGACGATCGGCTCGGCAAGCCGGTGAAGGATTTTTCCCAGGACATCCACGCCGCCAAGGGCTTCGGCTGCGTCGCGTGTCACGGCGGAGACGCCAAAGATCCGGGGATGACCGCGATGGACCGCGCCAAAGGTTTCGTCGGCAAGCCGGCGCGCAGAGAGATCGCGCAGGTCTGCGGCCGTTGCCATTCCGACGCGCGCTTCATGAGGCAGTACAATCCTTCGCTGCGCGTGGATCAGGTCACCGAGTATTACACTTCGGTGCACGGCCAGCGGCTCAATCGAAACGGCGACGCCAAAGTCGCCGTGTGCATCAGTTGCCATCCGGCCCATTCCATCCGGCCG contains:
- a CDS encoding molybdopterin-dependent oxidoreductase; amino-acid sequence: MQFTRRRFLQLASGTAAATALTRDRLSGVGRAAEDIERWATPEEILLPSICQQCPGGCGLLARTLDGEVAGISGNPLHPINRGALCPKAFGGLQVLYDPNRLKGPLARAGERGRFRAIGWDEALSLVTARLSDLRAKDLAHTVVILGGQYRGYRDILWQRFAEAYGTPNYIRSRCFAPEKPALAHRLMQGVTSPLGYDLAESRFILSFGAGLLESWTGPVHASQAFARLRRSGDRPRGFLVQVDPRRSATAIKADRWIPVAPGTDGVLALGIANAMIREGLYDQEFVAEHTFGFEDWVDGAGRQHLGFKNLVLQDYGLFTVSAATGVPVKNILEIARNLATLKPAVVIGERGPSYGPDDLHTRMAIHSLNALAGNIGVAGGLQIQGELPLAPLPAIIHDAAAKRGLAQPRIDGAGEKQYLLASDAPQLLPERIASATPYPVNALFLYATNPLANHPAKEALAAAMKKIPFIVSFSPFLDESSAMADLILPDHTYLERWQDDQVTHLAGFTCFSLARPASKPLHQTRNTADTMLQIGQALGGAVAQNLPWKDFSSLLHDGARGLYEARRGYVVSIHAEEALRKVLEREGYWVPEFKDYDAFWNGLVERGAWWDPTGLPISRKALLKTASGKFEFYSTALKQWVDKAANQEDKAASLVAALGGGKIEDRLFLPAVAVPRPAETESFPLRLITYRLMSRPMGGGKNQPWLLEQPAVHVRASWDGWIEVHPKTAAELGIKEKDWVWVESAKGRIKLQAKLYSGTRGDVVQMPLFANGPNPNDLIANETDIFRGFGLLNTTQVRIRRA
- a CDS encoding cytochrome c, whose product is MAKVTAMVLGFCAALGLSQISWAADAGGKAAYEKACASCHGPDGKGNAAMTKAFGEKALNIATKEVAAKKDDELVKVIVEGKGKMPAAGKSLSKADQKAVVEYTRSLAK
- the nrfD gene encoding NrfD/PsrC family molybdoenzyme membrane anchor subunit is translated as MADTADTLDEALLRPIAETGRGFYWAVALLSIPILWGALAYGVQFYEGLGVTGLHQPVSWGFYVTNFVFFIGISHAGTLISAILRLSKAEWRRPITRMAEVITCMVLFIGASQILVDLGRPDRLLNVILHGRYQSPLLWDATSISAYMTASLTYLYLPMIPDIAILRDRLGKRKLFYSVLALGWTGTERQQRILNRAIAIMAVLVIPIAVSVHSVVSFVFSMTLQPMWHSTIFGPYFVVGAIFSGIAALIVAMIIFRKAYGLQHYLKPIHFRYLGQLLLVMALLWFYFTFAEYLTGYYGAEPEEMKVFRAKFSGPFRHFFWGMVLCNFVIPLVCLVRLGRRTVGKVLAASLSVVVGMWLERFIIVVPTLSFPRLPFPEGIYWPTWVEWGETAGSFGLFALFYLLFTKFFPIISIWEIREGREVGIKEVEERLITYLPDEVEGKT
- a CDS encoding c-type cytochrome, with product MRWVGRIIAAVAVLLGTECLAFAQPLFSPTQDPIAGSRVFGSKGCSSCHSIDGVGAKAGPDLGRARRAHSFYEFAAAIWNHLPGMAERMRQAKIQRPSLSPGEAADLIAFLYTLDYFDPPGNAETGKRLFTEKKCIVCHQSGGAGGVVGPNLDSLKQYGSAIFVAAAMWNHGPAMAEAMRARGIARPTFSGSELVDLIAFLKSAAPDSSPWALYILPGSPESGRQLFQAKRCIECHSAAGQGGKIGPDLADKALQRSMTEFAAAMWNKAPAMTAAMKSRRIAVPRLEAADMSDIVAYLYSVQYFARPGDGKKGRELAAQKGCLACHSIDGKAGKGAPDLARVKGLDAPQALIAALWNHSFLTERRLEGQKILWPQFRADEMAHLAAFLQELARGGA
- a CDS encoding 4Fe-4S dicluster domain-containing protein — protein: MALWGMVIDLDRCTGCQACVIACKAENNVPAVGEKEAKRERIISWMQVLTETDEEHHGEKMRFIPRPCLQCDDPPCTKVCPVYATYRNPEGIVAQIYARCIGCRFCMAACPYNAKYFNWHTYQKEGPGQNPDVSVRPKGVVEKCTFCHHRLQKARVRALAEKRDFDPREYVPACAEACPAQAIFFGDLSDPVSEVARLARSPRAFKLQEELGTKPKVIYLTEGEGGG
- a CDS encoding c-type cytochrome, encoding MKSKLLLIALALGIGFARAPESTLAADPGVAPFLPGNPLEGSRLFTGKGCLRCHAVYGVGGVAGPDLGQGILKRPLLDIAGVMWNHSPGMAYVFQEQQAIRPQFKPAEMASLLSFLYYLGSLDPPGDVSAGARLFREKQCRTCHSLGGKGGTRGPKLDGYSRYASPIFLTASLWNHGKAMAGVMEALQVARPTFEKNDIPDLLAYIRSAGGGTERIYVQPGNPQRGEKLFSEKRCVECHSIGGRGGRIGPNLQATLKGSLMTIAGSMWNHGPKMWAKMAERGIAVPSLTTEEMSDLTSYLYFLQFVDPPGVPARGRVVYQEKRCGKCHTLPGIGGTVGPDLAAAEKLKTPLEVVTEMWNHASTMEQKMLEESVEWPVFKGGEMADLMAYLLAIRKGAHQPAAQEGSARKVD
- a CDS encoding c-type cytochrome — translated: MSPQNLCLGQIFRDPWKTLGYQAPLVFFLVLLFPALPEVSAQPLFSPTQDPIVGSRIFGSKGCAKCHAIDGVGGRVGPDLGLTPRPRSFYDLAAGMWNHLPQMAKQMEKLGVSRPQLNPVETGDLIAFLYTVNYFDRPGDAKTGRQVFVKKQCVACHQAGGTGGVVGPSLDRLAQHDSPIFVAAAMWNHGPSMAEAMRVRGIQRPTFSAPELRDLVAYINTTDGGPGTEPIYLLPGRPERGQALFVRQRCSECHSVKGRGGKVGGDLAERRVQLGLVEFAAAMWNKAPSMLKEMKEKNIPVPQIRAEEMADIVAYLYSVQYFARPGNPGRGERLAKAKGCLGCHSIDGKGGRVAPDFKKIAGLDQPATVVSAMWNHAGAMERKMAQMSLKWPVLKGDEMADLVTFIQTLEPSR